One Glycine max cultivar Williams 82 chromosome 6, Glycine_max_v4.0, whole genome shotgun sequence DNA segment encodes these proteins:
- the LOC113001863 gene encoding uncharacterized protein: MCVCGCVCGSFRFDTAQTLVSRFLNVSSFFEDEGESPVESDEIKVQTWSSQHYRNEPVVVVAAPRLQKYSSFDDQSGEQPLLLPIRSLKSRLSEEDIDVQSLNMSMSFKRFSSYSNRKAEVEAVDVDVDVDVQYLNRSTTFKRFSSNSNRNEEVEADVCVWINGMLNEAQRKKVTESTSSQTFAMEGSVAVSNENSHLEQSENMEQDVGEMEKDKGLNKAFDMERNGEGGNIKNAKATNETREIESDKDLAAQSAFIHEEFIGKQKVSKESVADQDIGLMRTECKVGEKKLKEIGVENQQANEKIRAPEMTAGDAEHSGTQTEKEGDTVTKADYRGTEAAGPAAVQETVNVQKTAQWFHVGQSTESKAKSSPKKKKKQKN, from the exons atgtgtgtgtgtgggtgtgtctGTGGTTCCTTCAGGTTTGACACTGCACAAACTCTTGTGTCAAGGTTCCTTAAcgtttcttcttttttcgaGGATGAGGGTGAGAGCCCCGTCGAGTCTGATGAAATAAAAGTCCAAACTTGGAGCAGCCAACACTACAGGAACGAACCTgtggttgttgttgctgctccGCGGTTGCAAAAGTATTCTAGTTTTGATGACCAGAGTGGGGAGCAGCCTCTGCTTTTGCCCATTCGAAGCTTGAAATCTCGCTTATCTGAAGAAGATATTGATGTTCAATCTCTGAACATGTcaatgagttttaaaagattttcaagCTATTCGAATAGAAAAGCAGAAGTTGAAgctgttgatgttgatgttgatgttgatgttcaATATCTAAATAGGTCAACAACCTTCAAAAGGTTTTCAAGCAATTCAAATAGAAATGAAGAAGTTGAAGctgatgtgtgtgtgtgg ATTAATGGGATGTTGAATGAGGCTCAAAGGAAAAAAGTCACTGAGAGCACATCAAGCCAAACATTTGCAATGGAAGGAAGTGTAGCTGTATCAAATGAGAATAGTCACCTGGAGCAATCTGAGAATATGGAGCAAGATGTAGGTGAAATGGAAAAAGATAAAGGACTGAACAAAGCTTTTGACATGGAGAGGAATGGAGAAGGGGGAAACATAAAGAATGCTAAAGCAACTAATGAGACAAGGGAAATAGAGAGTGACAAAGATCTTGCAGCTCAATCAGCCTTCATTCATGAAGAATTTATTGGAAAACAGAAGGTATCTAAAGAATCTGTTGCTGACCAAGATATTGGACTGATGAGAACCGAATGCAAAGTTggagaaaagaaattgaaagagATAGGGGTGGAAAATCAACAGGCTAATGAAAAAATCAGAGCACCTGAAATGACTGCAGGAGATGCAGAGCATTCAGGAACCCAGACAGAAAAGGAGGGAGACACAGTGACAAAGGCTGATTACAGAGGCACAGAAGCAGCTGGACCTGCTGCAGTACAAGAGACTGTAAATGTCCAGAAAACTGCCCAGTGGTTCCATGTTGGTCAATCCACAGAAAGCAAAGCAAAGAGCTcccccaagaagaagaagaagcagaagaaCTAA